The following are encoded together in the Populus trichocarpa isolate Nisqually-1 chromosome 5, P.trichocarpa_v4.1, whole genome shotgun sequence genome:
- the LOC18098552 gene encoding helicase protein MOM1 isoform X1, with the protein MGNDTKVSRKGKDEESNDIKGRNIGNRSSSSLGAANDTFGLRKSARETSFKKNLTPSPSSSRKSERIEKQTPPAIPSVTRKSERLVEKQSLPTPSRRPEKGKNQSSSSSSGSTKCGKSSGSLIMKEKHKKEKSVKQLETEEVGNNDKPVIKTVLVGIKRMDARAYRELFKQKQKKAKLEGSEDLIVNRTPGVDTEVKSGCKVMSSKQKRSIDDLNFDATEMVSNEDGDAAPYECGRTDSVDSCSERQRLKKRNKVSNNNTDSPSLKAALIGTSGAPVHKMSQVMPSSVGLLNTTDANHVSNFSQLTSKLSQVLKADMVGYNGGRNLHDDSEKSLHLFLKPEIAKLCEILQLPENVKVMVEQFREYVLNNHHVSREPPSLLQGFLISLCWTAASMLKHKLDHKESLALAKEHLNFSCKKDEADFVYSKLRCLRKLFLYRTGTCKVAGSPKASGFSLEDFGQNQSNGRSSLSTPSNKQKVRMEVENLRSGQEFSINQVLSHLELAQKDYSKSIKDIEKKCDKQMRKLLQRQQEEREEFEKKYEQDKAELEHKQRTEAAVIRLHSNSSVDKLKMLDNVYAKEFEKLKRQMDMRLNNLLKLQLATRNKLQERKAQWIEGVKSWAHAELISKPPANESGYDQENTVTLNSCSREQTPKRVQSMPDGDVPLEVTETVSSNEDVLPGVMAASKPMSDGAASSMLDQEVPLEVPQTASARDVSEDVVSVNSSPCEEQIPDLKITLGIPEANSCNDGPENSIHKSSSEDGSGRVALMVPDREFPLGVTEIVSSTGGMENSALSPSPSEGQTSARTTSCIDGREVLLEVPETAPPEAEEAVNTALDKDGVASMELGNAIEVDKQNGAVCILNQESHRDVAAVNLQNGESLLEVSENNRVNQSDEVVPSGVCETPVVGSGTTGQEKSRVCVTTLACGTGVDQQAGVLPSGGFETATVAEVGSGPTSREIDRMPAVASDSSQPTEPFRLQDRAAQFCDNWIAFQQSDASASQPVVVSNQSPNDAPVREHTLHLLPSIDSPTSSQLTTSFAQHVPIDLIAVGGPQTHISNMRTEPVTSRISNHSATAPAVRMPVSTSQDPLQNELDRIRTETDQIIKIHEDTKLRLKSDCEKEIQEVVAQIRRTYDFKLKDLEYEFLRKKKEMDDNQSKVLMNKILAEAFRTKCKDNRASRQQEMTSGVMQQLLQPSQPSTQRPSIVTGPYSTGLPAVSLQTTPTSSLPAPPVQAVHCSALFSATPTRPPHISSISPTTSNLQVGTEIRAPAPHLQHFRPSASMSATSLSAFPSGILQHIPTTSPTLSEFPSLAPATVQQPGPRIMTNLLKSMGVFPSRTSFPRPESLMDVDNQTSTEIPSVAPATVQQSGPQIMTNLLESMGIFPSRTSLSRPESLLDVDNQTSTDATQPCSFPPLTDLNYNINPLVQESEVVCLSDDD; encoded by the exons ATGGGAAATGATACCAAGGTTAGTCGTAAAGGTAAGGATGAGGAAAGTAATGATATAAAAGGGAGAAACATTGGTAACAGATCATCAAGCAGTTTGGGTGCTGCTAATGATACTTTTGGTCTAAGAAAGTCAGCTAGAGAAACATCATTCAAGAAAAACTTGACTCCGAGCCCTTCAAGTAGTAGAAAGTCTGAACGTATTGAGAAGCAGACCCCCCCTGCAATTCCTTCTGTTACGAGGAAATCTGAGAGATTGGTTGAGAAACAAAGTTTACCGACTCCTTCTAGAAGGCCTGAGAAGGGTAAGAATCAGTCGTCATCTAGTTCTTCTGGTTCAACGAAGTGTGGTAAAAGCTCGGGCTCTTTAATTATGAAGGAAAAGCacaagaaagagaagagtgTGAAACAACTTGAAACTGAAGAAGTTGGAAACAATGACAAACCTGTTATCAAAACTGTCCTGGTTGGAATTAAGAGAATGGATGCTCGTGCTTACAGGGAACTGTtcaaacagaaacaaaagaaagctaAACTGGAAGGTAGCGAAGATCTGATAGTAAATAGGACACCTGGGGTTGATACTGAGGTGAAGAGTGGTTGCAAAGTGATGTcttctaaacaaaaaagaagtatTGACGACTTGAATTTTGATGCTACGGAAATGGTTTCAAATGAAGATGGCGATGCAGCTCCATATGAGTGCGGCAGAACTGATTCTGTGGATTCATGTTCCGAAAGGCAAAGGTTAAAGAAGCGCAATAAAGTGTCCAACAATAACACTGATTCGCCTTCTCTGAAAGCTGCTTTAATAG GAACTTCTGGAGCTCCAGTGCATAAGATGTCTCAAGTCATGCCAAGTTCAGTTGGCCTTCTTAACACAACTGATGCGAATCATGTTTCCAACTTCTCACAGTTGACTAGTAAATTATCACAAGTACTGAAAGCCGACATGGTTGGGTATAATGGAGGAAGGAACTTGCATGATGATTCTGAGAAGagtctccatctttttttgaaGCCTGAGATAGCAAAACTTTGTGAAATTTTGCAACTCCCA GAAAATGTCAAAGTCATGGTGGAACAGTTTCGGGAATATGTACTGAATAATCACCATGTCAGTAGAGAACCACCTAGCTTATTGCAGGGATTTCTGATATCCTTG TGTTGGACTGCAGCTTCCATGCTAAAGCACAAACTTGATCACAAAGAATCACTTGCACTTGCAAAAGAGCATTTGAATTTCAGCTGCAAGAAAGACGAGGCAGATTTCGTTTACTCAAAGTTGCGATGTCTGAGGAAATTATTTCTTTATCGCACTGGGACTTGTAAGGTAGCTGGCTCTCCAAAAGCTTCAGGTTTTTCATTAGAAGATTTCGGTCAGAATCAGTCAAATGGAAGATCTTCACTGTCAACACCATCTAACAAGCAAAAAGTGAGAATGGAGGTTGAAAACCTCAGATCTGGTCAGGAGTTCTCCATTAATCAGGTCCTTTCTCATCTGGAATTGGCACAAAAAGATTACTCAAAAAGTATCAAAGACATTGAAAAGAAATGTGATAAACAGATGAGGAAGCTATTGCAGAGGCAACAAGAAGAAAGGGAAGAGTTTGAAAAGAAGTATGAGCAAGACAAGGCAGAGCTCGAACATAAGCAAAGAACAGAGGCAGCTGTTATTCGTTTACACAGTAATAGTTCAGTGGATAAACTTAAGATGCTGGATAATGTGTATGCAAAAGAGTTCGAAAAACTTAAACGGCAGATGGATATGCGTCTTAATAATCTTTTGAAGTTGCAACTGGCTACAAGGAACAAGTTGCAAGAGAGGAAGGCTCAATGGATTGAAGGAGTGAAGTCCTGGGCACATGCTGAATTAATAAGTAAACCACCTGCAAATGAGTCTGGATATGATCAAGAAAACACTGTCACTTTGAATTCTTGTTCCAGAGAACAGACTCCCAAACGAGTCCAAAGCATGCCAGATGGAGATGTTCCACTGGAAGTTACTGAAACTGTGAGTTCAAATGAGGATGTACTTCCTGGGGTAATGGCTGCTTCCAAACCAATGTCCGATGGAGCTGCATCCAGCATGCTTGACCAAGAGGTTCCCTTGGAAGTGCCTCAGACTGCAAGTGCGAGGGATGTTTCAGAGGATGTTGTGTCTGTAAATTCATCTCCATGTGAAGAACAAATTCCTGATTTGAAGATTACATTGGGAATACCTGAGGCTAACAGCTGTAATGATGGTCCTGAGAACAGCATTCATAAATCATCATCTGAAGACGGTTCTGGTAGAGTTGCATTAATGGTGCCTGATAGAGAATTTCCATTGGGAGTGACTGAGATTGTCAGTTCCACCGGTGGCATGGAGAATTCTGCTTTAAGTCCTTCACCTTCTGAAGGACAAACTTCTGCCAGAACCACGTCTTGCATTGATGGAAGAGAAGTTTTATTGGAAGTGCCTGAAACAGCCCCTCCGGAAGCTGAGGAGGCCGTTAACACAGCTTTGGATAAAGATGGAGTAGCCAGTATGGAATTGGGTAATGCCATTGAAGTTGATAAGCAGAATGGTGCAGTCTGTATTCTTAATCAAGAGTCTCACCGTGATGTAGCAGCAGTCAACCTGCAAAATGGAGAGTCTCTGTTAGAAGTGTCTGAAAACAATAGAGTCAACCAGTCGGATGAAGTGGTTCCATCAGGGGTTTGCGAAACTCCAGTGGTAGGGAGTGGTACCACTGGTCAAGAGAAAAGTAGAGTTTGTGTTACCACCTTGGCTTGTGGTACTGGAGTTGATCAGCAGGCTGGAGTGCTTCCATCAGGAGGTTTTGAAACTGCTACTGTTGCAGAAGTGGGGAGTGGCCCCACTTCGAGAGAGATTGACAGAATGCCTGCTGTAGCCTCAGATAGTAGTCAACCAACTGAACCCTTTAGATTGCAAGATAGAGCTGCACAATTTTGTGATAACTGGATTGCTTTTCAACAAAGTGATGCCTCAGCATCCCAACCTGTTGTAGTGTCCAATCAATCTCCAAATGATGCACCTGTCAGAGAGCATACGCTGCATTTGTTACCATCCATCGACTCCCCTACTAGTTCACAGCTTACAACTTCATTTGCGCAACATGTGCCTATTGATTTGATAGCTGTTGGTGGACCACAGACTCATATATCAAACATGAGGACAGAACCTGTTACTTCTAGAATTAGCAATCATTCTGCAACTGCACCTGCTGTTCGAATGCCTGTATCCACGTCTCAAGATCCACTGCAAAATGAATTGGATAGAATACGCACAGAAACAGACCAAATTATCAAGATCCACGAAGATACA AAGCTGCGGCTGAAATCTGATTGTGAGAAGGAGATACAGGAAGTTGTCGCTCAAATTCGCAGAACGTATGATTTTAAACTTAAGGATTTAGAATATGAATTCCTTCGTAAGAAGAAAGAGATGGATGACAATCAAAGCAAAGTTCTCATGAATAAGATATTGGCTGAGGCATTCAGGACCAAGTGCAAGGATAATAGGGCATCTAGGCAGCAAG AGATGACCTCTGGTGTTATGCAGCAGCTGCTTCAGCCATCCCAACCTTCTACACAGAGACCTTCTATTGTTACTGGCCCGTATTCAACTGGTCTTCCTGCAGTTAGTCTGCAGACAACTCCCACATCTTCCCTTCCTGCCCCACCTGTACAGGCTGTTCATTGCTCTGCACTTTTTTCAGCCACCCCAACCAGACCACCACATATCAGCTCCATCTCTCCTACCACAAGCAATCTCCAAGTTGGTACTGAGATTCGAGCACCTGCTCCACACCTGCAACATTTTAGACCTTCAGCATCCATGTCGGCAACTAGTCTTTCTGCCTTCCCAAGTGGGATCCTTCAACATATACCTACAACTTCTCCCACACTTTCTGAGTTTCCTTCTCTAGCTCCAGCAACTGTGCAACAACCTGGTCCTCGGATTATGACAAATTTGCTCAAAAGCATGGGAGTTTTTCCTTCTAGAACATCCTTCCCCAGACCAGAATCGTTAATGGATGTAGATAATCAAACGAGCACAGAGATTCCTTCCGTAGCTCCTGCAACTGTGCAACAATCTGGTCCTCAGATTATGACAAATTTGCTTGAAAGCATGGGAATTTTTCCTTCTAGAACATCCCTCTCCAGACCAGAATCGTTATTGGATGTAGATAATCAAACAAGTACAGATGCAACTCAGCCCTGCAGTTTTCCCCCGCTAACAGATTTGAATTATAACATAAACCCATTGGTTCAAGAAAGTGAGGTTGTTTGTTTATCAGATGATGATTGA
- the LOC18098552 gene encoding helicase protein MOM1 isoform X2: protein MGNDTKVSRKGKDEESNDIKGRNIGNRSSSSLGAANDTFGLRKSARETSFKKNLTPSPSSSRKSERIEKQTPPAIPSVTRKSERLVEKQSLPTPSRRPEKGKNQSSSSSSGSTKCGKSSGSLIMKEKHKKEKSVKQLETEEVGNNDKPVIKTVLVGIKRMDARAYRELFKQKQKKAKLEGSEDLIVNRTPGVDTEVKSGCKVMSSKQKRSIDDLNFDATEMVSNEDGDAAPYECGRTDSVDSCSERQRLKKRNKVSNNNTDSPSLKAALIGTSGAPVHKMSQVMPSSVGLLNTTDANHVSNFSQLTSKLSQVLKADMVGYNGGRNLHDDSEKSLHLFLKPEIAKLCEILQLPCWTAASMLKHKLDHKESLALAKEHLNFSCKKDEADFVYSKLRCLRKLFLYRTGTCKVAGSPKASGFSLEDFGQNQSNGRSSLSTPSNKQKVRMEVENLRSGQEFSINQVLSHLELAQKDYSKSIKDIEKKCDKQMRKLLQRQQEEREEFEKKYEQDKAELEHKQRTEAAVIRLHSNSSVDKLKMLDNVYAKEFEKLKRQMDMRLNNLLKLQLATRNKLQERKAQWIEGVKSWAHAELISKPPANESGYDQENTVTLNSCSREQTPKRVQSMPDGDVPLEVTETVSSNEDVLPGVMAASKPMSDGAASSMLDQEVPLEVPQTASARDVSEDVVSVNSSPCEEQIPDLKITLGIPEANSCNDGPENSIHKSSSEDGSGRVALMVPDREFPLGVTEIVSSTGGMENSALSPSPSEGQTSARTTSCIDGREVLLEVPETAPPEAEEAVNTALDKDGVASMELGNAIEVDKQNGAVCILNQESHRDVAAVNLQNGESLLEVSENNRVNQSDEVVPSGVCETPVVGSGTTGQEKSRVCVTTLACGTGVDQQAGVLPSGGFETATVAEVGSGPTSREIDRMPAVASDSSQPTEPFRLQDRAAQFCDNWIAFQQSDASASQPVVVSNQSPNDAPVREHTLHLLPSIDSPTSSQLTTSFAQHVPIDLIAVGGPQTHISNMRTEPVTSRISNHSATAPAVRMPVSTSQDPLQNELDRIRTETDQIIKIHEDTKLRLKSDCEKEIQEVVAQIRRTYDFKLKDLEYEFLRKKKEMDDNQSKVLMNKILAEAFRTKCKDNRASRQQEMTSGVMQQLLQPSQPSTQRPSIVTGPYSTGLPAVSLQTTPTSSLPAPPVQAVHCSALFSATPTRPPHISSISPTTSNLQVGTEIRAPAPHLQHFRPSASMSATSLSAFPSGILQHIPTTSPTLSEFPSLAPATVQQPGPRIMTNLLKSMGVFPSRTSFPRPESLMDVDNQTSTEIPSVAPATVQQSGPQIMTNLLESMGIFPSRTSLSRPESLLDVDNQTSTDATQPCSFPPLTDLNYNINPLVQESEVVCLSDDD, encoded by the exons ATGGGAAATGATACCAAGGTTAGTCGTAAAGGTAAGGATGAGGAAAGTAATGATATAAAAGGGAGAAACATTGGTAACAGATCATCAAGCAGTTTGGGTGCTGCTAATGATACTTTTGGTCTAAGAAAGTCAGCTAGAGAAACATCATTCAAGAAAAACTTGACTCCGAGCCCTTCAAGTAGTAGAAAGTCTGAACGTATTGAGAAGCAGACCCCCCCTGCAATTCCTTCTGTTACGAGGAAATCTGAGAGATTGGTTGAGAAACAAAGTTTACCGACTCCTTCTAGAAGGCCTGAGAAGGGTAAGAATCAGTCGTCATCTAGTTCTTCTGGTTCAACGAAGTGTGGTAAAAGCTCGGGCTCTTTAATTATGAAGGAAAAGCacaagaaagagaagagtgTGAAACAACTTGAAACTGAAGAAGTTGGAAACAATGACAAACCTGTTATCAAAACTGTCCTGGTTGGAATTAAGAGAATGGATGCTCGTGCTTACAGGGAACTGTtcaaacagaaacaaaagaaagctaAACTGGAAGGTAGCGAAGATCTGATAGTAAATAGGACACCTGGGGTTGATACTGAGGTGAAGAGTGGTTGCAAAGTGATGTcttctaaacaaaaaagaagtatTGACGACTTGAATTTTGATGCTACGGAAATGGTTTCAAATGAAGATGGCGATGCAGCTCCATATGAGTGCGGCAGAACTGATTCTGTGGATTCATGTTCCGAAAGGCAAAGGTTAAAGAAGCGCAATAAAGTGTCCAACAATAACACTGATTCGCCTTCTCTGAAAGCTGCTTTAATAG GAACTTCTGGAGCTCCAGTGCATAAGATGTCTCAAGTCATGCCAAGTTCAGTTGGCCTTCTTAACACAACTGATGCGAATCATGTTTCCAACTTCTCACAGTTGACTAGTAAATTATCACAAGTACTGAAAGCCGACATGGTTGGGTATAATGGAGGAAGGAACTTGCATGATGATTCTGAGAAGagtctccatctttttttgaaGCCTGAGATAGCAAAACTTTGTGAAATTTTGCAACTCCCA TGTTGGACTGCAGCTTCCATGCTAAAGCACAAACTTGATCACAAAGAATCACTTGCACTTGCAAAAGAGCATTTGAATTTCAGCTGCAAGAAAGACGAGGCAGATTTCGTTTACTCAAAGTTGCGATGTCTGAGGAAATTATTTCTTTATCGCACTGGGACTTGTAAGGTAGCTGGCTCTCCAAAAGCTTCAGGTTTTTCATTAGAAGATTTCGGTCAGAATCAGTCAAATGGAAGATCTTCACTGTCAACACCATCTAACAAGCAAAAAGTGAGAATGGAGGTTGAAAACCTCAGATCTGGTCAGGAGTTCTCCATTAATCAGGTCCTTTCTCATCTGGAATTGGCACAAAAAGATTACTCAAAAAGTATCAAAGACATTGAAAAGAAATGTGATAAACAGATGAGGAAGCTATTGCAGAGGCAACAAGAAGAAAGGGAAGAGTTTGAAAAGAAGTATGAGCAAGACAAGGCAGAGCTCGAACATAAGCAAAGAACAGAGGCAGCTGTTATTCGTTTACACAGTAATAGTTCAGTGGATAAACTTAAGATGCTGGATAATGTGTATGCAAAAGAGTTCGAAAAACTTAAACGGCAGATGGATATGCGTCTTAATAATCTTTTGAAGTTGCAACTGGCTACAAGGAACAAGTTGCAAGAGAGGAAGGCTCAATGGATTGAAGGAGTGAAGTCCTGGGCACATGCTGAATTAATAAGTAAACCACCTGCAAATGAGTCTGGATATGATCAAGAAAACACTGTCACTTTGAATTCTTGTTCCAGAGAACAGACTCCCAAACGAGTCCAAAGCATGCCAGATGGAGATGTTCCACTGGAAGTTACTGAAACTGTGAGTTCAAATGAGGATGTACTTCCTGGGGTAATGGCTGCTTCCAAACCAATGTCCGATGGAGCTGCATCCAGCATGCTTGACCAAGAGGTTCCCTTGGAAGTGCCTCAGACTGCAAGTGCGAGGGATGTTTCAGAGGATGTTGTGTCTGTAAATTCATCTCCATGTGAAGAACAAATTCCTGATTTGAAGATTACATTGGGAATACCTGAGGCTAACAGCTGTAATGATGGTCCTGAGAACAGCATTCATAAATCATCATCTGAAGACGGTTCTGGTAGAGTTGCATTAATGGTGCCTGATAGAGAATTTCCATTGGGAGTGACTGAGATTGTCAGTTCCACCGGTGGCATGGAGAATTCTGCTTTAAGTCCTTCACCTTCTGAAGGACAAACTTCTGCCAGAACCACGTCTTGCATTGATGGAAGAGAAGTTTTATTGGAAGTGCCTGAAACAGCCCCTCCGGAAGCTGAGGAGGCCGTTAACACAGCTTTGGATAAAGATGGAGTAGCCAGTATGGAATTGGGTAATGCCATTGAAGTTGATAAGCAGAATGGTGCAGTCTGTATTCTTAATCAAGAGTCTCACCGTGATGTAGCAGCAGTCAACCTGCAAAATGGAGAGTCTCTGTTAGAAGTGTCTGAAAACAATAGAGTCAACCAGTCGGATGAAGTGGTTCCATCAGGGGTTTGCGAAACTCCAGTGGTAGGGAGTGGTACCACTGGTCAAGAGAAAAGTAGAGTTTGTGTTACCACCTTGGCTTGTGGTACTGGAGTTGATCAGCAGGCTGGAGTGCTTCCATCAGGAGGTTTTGAAACTGCTACTGTTGCAGAAGTGGGGAGTGGCCCCACTTCGAGAGAGATTGACAGAATGCCTGCTGTAGCCTCAGATAGTAGTCAACCAACTGAACCCTTTAGATTGCAAGATAGAGCTGCACAATTTTGTGATAACTGGATTGCTTTTCAACAAAGTGATGCCTCAGCATCCCAACCTGTTGTAGTGTCCAATCAATCTCCAAATGATGCACCTGTCAGAGAGCATACGCTGCATTTGTTACCATCCATCGACTCCCCTACTAGTTCACAGCTTACAACTTCATTTGCGCAACATGTGCCTATTGATTTGATAGCTGTTGGTGGACCACAGACTCATATATCAAACATGAGGACAGAACCTGTTACTTCTAGAATTAGCAATCATTCTGCAACTGCACCTGCTGTTCGAATGCCTGTATCCACGTCTCAAGATCCACTGCAAAATGAATTGGATAGAATACGCACAGAAACAGACCAAATTATCAAGATCCACGAAGATACA AAGCTGCGGCTGAAATCTGATTGTGAGAAGGAGATACAGGAAGTTGTCGCTCAAATTCGCAGAACGTATGATTTTAAACTTAAGGATTTAGAATATGAATTCCTTCGTAAGAAGAAAGAGATGGATGACAATCAAAGCAAAGTTCTCATGAATAAGATATTGGCTGAGGCATTCAGGACCAAGTGCAAGGATAATAGGGCATCTAGGCAGCAAG AGATGACCTCTGGTGTTATGCAGCAGCTGCTTCAGCCATCCCAACCTTCTACACAGAGACCTTCTATTGTTACTGGCCCGTATTCAACTGGTCTTCCTGCAGTTAGTCTGCAGACAACTCCCACATCTTCCCTTCCTGCCCCACCTGTACAGGCTGTTCATTGCTCTGCACTTTTTTCAGCCACCCCAACCAGACCACCACATATCAGCTCCATCTCTCCTACCACAAGCAATCTCCAAGTTGGTACTGAGATTCGAGCACCTGCTCCACACCTGCAACATTTTAGACCTTCAGCATCCATGTCGGCAACTAGTCTTTCTGCCTTCCCAAGTGGGATCCTTCAACATATACCTACAACTTCTCCCACACTTTCTGAGTTTCCTTCTCTAGCTCCAGCAACTGTGCAACAACCTGGTCCTCGGATTATGACAAATTTGCTCAAAAGCATGGGAGTTTTTCCTTCTAGAACATCCTTCCCCAGACCAGAATCGTTAATGGATGTAGATAATCAAACGAGCACAGAGATTCCTTCCGTAGCTCCTGCAACTGTGCAACAATCTGGTCCTCAGATTATGACAAATTTGCTTGAAAGCATGGGAATTTTTCCTTCTAGAACATCCCTCTCCAGACCAGAATCGTTATTGGATGTAGATAATCAAACAAGTACAGATGCAACTCAGCCCTGCAGTTTTCCCCCGCTAACAGATTTGAATTATAACATAAACCCATTGGTTCAAGAAAGTGAGGTTGTTTGTTTATCAGATGATGATTGA